CGAGGTCGATGAGTGCAATCTCTACGCGGAGAACTTCGATCCCGTGCTCTCCCGCCACGACCGAATGGTCTATCACGACTATCCCCAGAATACGGAGCTGGTGAAGGACTATGTCGATCGGCTGAAGCGAGCGGAGGGCCTGGTGATCGTCACGCCGGTCTGGAACTTCGGCTTCCCGGCAATCTTGAAAGGCTATTTCGACCGCGTCTGGCTTCCCGGCGTTTCCTTCGAACTCGTCAACGGCAAGGTGGAATCTCGACTGCGCTATATCCGCAAGCTCGGTGCGGTGCTGACTTACGGCGCGACACCTTTCCGCGCCTTCGTTGCCGGTAATCCGCCGAAAAAGATCGTCAAGCGGGTGCTGCGTGCGCAGATCAATCCGGTGCGACCGGTGACCTTTCTGGCGCATTACGACATGAACAACTGCACCGACCAGACGCGGGCCGCCTTTCTCAGCAAGGTGAAGGCGACAATGGAGCGGTTCTGATACCACAAA
This genomic stretch from Rhizobium favelukesii harbors:
- a CDS encoding NAD(P)H-dependent oxidoreductase encodes the protein MRVLVLHSHPVESSYGNALYRQTLESLKTAGHEVDECNLYAENFDPVLSRHDRMVYHDYPQNTELVKDYVDRLKRAEGLVIVTPVWNFGFPAILKGYFDRVWLPGVSFELVNGKVESRLRYIRKLGAVLTYGATPFRAFVAGNPPKKIVKRVLRAQINPVRPVTFLAHYDMNNCTDQTRAAFLSKVKATMERF